DNA sequence from the Halictus rubicundus isolate RS-2024b unplaced genomic scaffold, iyHalRubi1_principal scaffold0052, whole genome shotgun sequence genome:
GTTTTCCAGGCTGCCGGGAAATGTGCTGTATTGAGGCAGTTGTTGAAGATTATGGTATAGTTGTATATGAACCGTGGGGGTAGATGTTTCAgaataatgtttggaatgttgTCGAAGCTTgaggattttttattgttaagttTTCTTAATATTATGTTGAGTTCGTATGTGAAGGTGAAGAAGTCTGTCGGAGTTTCGTCTGTGTTTGGGTTGTCTGCTTTGTTTGTGTCAGAGAAGTTGCACACCGTTATGTTGTTTCGTCTGTCCTCGTCCATTTCTGCTCTTAAGGTGTTTATTTTTTGCGTAATTATGTCTGATAGTTGTGGTTTACCCATGCTGTTGttctgtgtgtgtgtattcTCGAAATGTGCCCCTAGTACGTTCAGTTTGTCTTTTATGTCCGTGATTAGTAAGTTGCCATCGTCGTCAGTTTGTGTGTTTACGCTGTCTATATTTGCTTTTGCTAATAAGTCTGAGTTGCTGTTGTGTATTTTTAGGGTGTTTATGGTGCTTTGTCTTTTTGCGCGGAATATCGTGTTTATTGATGGGAATAAATCATTTGTGTTGTGTTTCGagatgttttctattttttttctcCAGTAATCACTTACAGATCTCTGGaatgctttttttatttcttttctgattATTTTTAGAGTGTATTTGGTTAGTGCTATTCGTGTGTCGTTCACTGCTGTGTAATTGGTGATTGCTGTCATTCTGTTCAGTCTCGTGATTAGCGTACATTTTAGTTTTTTTAGGTTTTTTATGGTCGGTGTGATATATCTGTCTGTCGAGTTGTAGTCGTTTGAGATGCGCGGTATTGTGTTGTCTATGGCGGAGTTGATGCTTGTGTTTAGTTTGTCTATGTAGTTGTCAATTTCTTCTCTTGTTAGGTTTCTTGTGTTTGGTATTATTGTGTTGTCGATAGTTAATAGGTCTGTTTGGAAGTCGAGCCAGTTGACTTTGTTGAAGTTGTATTTCTTGGTATGGGTTGGTTCGTCTATTATTAATGGTTCGTCAGCGTCTAGAGTGATTGTCATTTCTGTAGCTCTGTGGTCACTGTCATAGTCACGTGTGTGAAGTCTTCCGGGTGCGGGGAGTCTGTGGAATTTGATTCTATTGTCTGTCAAGCAAATGTCTATGAATGATCCACTGGTTGGGAAGGATGGTAAAAGTGTGTTCAGAAGAGTTACTCTGTACTGAATTATGTTATGGTGCAGCCATTTGTTTAGGGTGGTGCCTCTGTTGTTGTTTGTGGTGTTGTGCCAGTCGGTGTGTTTTGCATTTAAGTCTCCTGCCAGTAGGTAACAGTTGTTTAATTTGTGTAGCTCTAATTTATCGAATATAGTATTAAGGTCTGATgtaaattcttttttattgctgCTGGGGGCGTATGCTGCTATTAGGAACAGGTTTTTCTGCTGgactttgatttttattattgttgaCTCGAGCGTTGTGTTGAGGTTAGTATCTGACTGGAtggttttgaatttaattttgcgCTTGATCAGGATTGCGGTTCCCCCACCCTGTTTCGAGTTTGGCCTATCGTTTCTTATCATTACGTAGTCCTTAAAGCTAACGCGATGTCTGTCGTTCAATTTGGTTTCGCACAGAAGGACCGCATCCGGTTCGTGTGCGTTAAGATAGTCAGTGAGGGCTGCCCTTTTTTCATTGGAGATGAGTGAGTTTACgtttatttctgttatttttagtGCTTGGAATGTGGTGGTGTTTGGGGTGGTTGTTGCGTCTGTAGAGTTAGATACCGTATTGTTAGCCATTTAGGACTCTAGGTCTAGAGCTTGCGCTATTATGTTGATTTTGTTGCTGTTATCCTGTATT
Encoded proteins:
- the LOC143363503 gene encoding uncharacterized protein LOC143363503, whose translation is MANNTVSNSTDATTTPNTTTFQALKITEINVNSLISNEKRAALTDYLNAHEPDAVLLCETKLNDRHRVSFKDYVMIRNDRPNSKQGGGTAILIKRKIKFKTIQSDTNLNTTLESTIIKIKVQQKNLFLIAAYAPSSNKKEFTSDLNTIFDKLELHKLNNCYLLAGDLNAKHTDWHNTTNNNRGTTLNKWLHHNIIQYRVTLLNTLLPSFPTSGSFIDICLTDNRIKFHRLPAPGRLHTRDYDSDHRATEMTITLDADEPLIIDEPTHTKKYNFNKVNWLDFQTDLLTIDNTIIPNTRNLTREEIDNYIDKLNTSINSAIDNTIPRISNDYNSTDRYITPTIKNLKKLKCTLITRLNRMTAITNYTAVNDTRIALTKYTLKIIRKEIKKAFQRSVSDYWRKKIENISKHNTNDLFPSINTIFRAKRQSTINTLKIHNSNSDLLAKANIDSVNTQTDDDGNLLITDIKDKLNVLGAHFENTHTQNNSMGKPQLSDIITQKINTLRAEMDEDRRNNITVCNFSDTNKADNPNTDETPTDFFTFTYELNIILRKLNNKKSSSFDNIPNIILKHLPPRFIYNYTIIFNNCLNTAHFPAAWKTAKTICLKKKDKNESIPASYRPISLLPNISKIFEITINNAIESVCAERKLIPETQFGFRRNHSTVHAVTKFTSDICWARNAGDCVGAVFIDLEKAFDTVWLDGLFYKLLKKHFPKHLIKILWNMVHGKKFQVVEGPNTSPRKFEVSNGLQQGAVNSPILFSLYMSDLLNMYDLNNDNQRGAIAYADDLLIYISDNKPSKLQTKLQNLFDKIQDYFDSWKLKINTHKCETILFRPYISQISDANRDVRKNARHFHIRDNRDANIIIPHKKVEPLGEYTQNTKQQSNIQFNISQPPIPRNHETHRIHTARSIHTLR